The proteins below are encoded in one region of Lactuca sativa cultivar Salinas chromosome 3, Lsat_Salinas_v11, whole genome shotgun sequence:
- the LOC111882323 gene encoding uncharacterized protein LOC111882323, translating to MAKITMMNSLLSLVLVFFIASSSAIAGSDSPFIVAHKKATLNRLKSGAEKVSVSIDIYNQGSAAAYDVSLSDDGWSSEIFSIISGNTSTSWERLDVGAVLSHSFELESTVKSVFYSTPAVITFRVPTKAALQEAYSTPLLPLEILSDKPRENTFDLAKRLLAKYGSLVSVISIVVLFVYLVATPSKAGAAKGSKKKR from the exons ATGGCGAAGATCACGATGATGAATTCTCTCCTCTCTCTAGTATTAGTCTTCTTCATAGCCTCATCATCGGCAATTGCCGGCTCCGATTCTCCTTTCATCGTAGCTCACAAGAAAGCTACACTCAACAGACTCAAATCCGGCGCCGAAAAAGTCTCCGTTTCTATCGACATATATAACCAAGGATCTGC GGCTGCTTATGATGTTAGCCTCAGTGATGATGGCTGGTCTTCTGAGATATTCAGCATCATCTCAGGGAACACTTCAACTTCATGGGAAAGACTCGATGT TGGTGCTGTTCTATCACACTCTTTTGAGTTAGAGTCAACAGTGAAATCTGTCTTTTACAGCACACCTGCTGTTATTACATTCCGTGTCCCCACAAAGGCTGCACTACAG GAGGCATATTCAACCCCACTTCTGCCTCTTGAAATCCTATCAGATAAGCCACGTGAGAATACATTCGATCTT GCTAAG AGGTTATTGGCGAAATATGGGTCATTAGTGTCGGTGATTTCCATAGTGGTGCTATTTGTGTATTTGGTGGCAACTCCATCAAAGGCAGGTGCTGCAAAGGGAAGCAAGAAGAAGCGTTGA